CGGCAAAACAGTTCGGAATATTTTCTACAATTGTTGGTGCGATTATTATTGGAAATATTATTTACAATATGATAAATGGGAAATAATCTGTGTAGTGTCGCCACCTGGTTTCCGTAGTATTTAAGGCACTCCGCAGTTTCCAGGATATTCGTACATGTCGATTCTATTCAGCCGCTGCGTTTCTTCCTTGAGTCAAACTGGGGGCAAAGGCAACTACAGACTGTGGCTAATTGATCGGGTAACAAGTATTACCAGGACCTCTGTTCGAAAATTGAACCATTAGAAAACTAAAGCTATGAACACGAACACCGAACTGGCTGATTCTCAATCTGTCGGACGGCCCAAGGATCGGGGGGAGAAAGATGACTGATAAGAAAGACTTTGAGGTGCCTTGTGTTGTTTCGAGGCGATCCCTTCAATTCTCGTCTAAAGGAACGCAGCGGCTTAATCTTGGTGAAGTCATCGAGCTTGATGTCATGACGATGTCTGAGGAAGATGTAGAGCGTAAAATTTGCAGCCTTTACATAACCCGCGAAAAGTTGTTGGCGGTATTAGATCTGATCGAACCTGCATCTTATGCATAGACAGCTAAAAAATGAATGACTGGGTAACGGTGTTTACCTGGTCATTTAAATGGGAAGGTTATTGACATCTTAGTTAGACTTCTTCAATCTATAATTACTGAACTTATTCGAACTGGATCTAACTTACTAAGGTGGATTTTGTGAGTGATGAACTATCTCAGGCACAGTTTGAGATCATTGAAGAGCTCAAACGGATTGCAAAAAAACTTGGTGTAAAACAGGTCTCAATGAATGACTTCGAAGAGCATCGAGAAATATCTGCTTTAACTACAGTCATGAACCACTTTGGAACTTGGAATGAGGCTATCGAAGCTGCTGGGTTAGTGCCGTACCCCCCAGGTGGTAGCAATCGCGAACCGATAATATCAGATGATGAACTTCTCATGGAAATTATTTTGTTACATGAGCAATTTGGGAAACCACCATCAGACCGCAGAATGAATTCACATGGAAAGTATTCGGTAAGACCATATCTTGCAAGATGGGGATCGTTCACAAAAGCACGCGAAGCCGCATATGAAAAGTATGGTATACCGGAGAAAGAATGACCGGGTAACTCATATTACCCGGACATTTTGTTCTACTTCAAGATCTCTCGTTTCAGAAAATGACGGGAATATTTAGTAGCAGAGTAGTTCCTTATGGGATCGAAATGCTTTCTAAGCAATGTTTGCACCAAGGCACAATCGCAAGGCTTTGTACCATGGAATTCATAAAGAAACGGCTGCAAGTATTTGTGTCGTCTACAGACACAAACTTGATAACTGAGCGTCAGGCTGCAGTCGAAGCGATCCTAACTCCAGGTCATATACCTGCAGGCATGGTTATGCGCCCGCTACCAGATGTAGCCATTGCTGGAGAGTTCTGAAGCTGCTTTCTCGGCTCTCTCTTCAAGCCAATTGATTGCTGCTGGCGGAACGTGATTTTCAATCGAGAATTCCTTTGTTGACGGATCATGAAACAAGCCCCATAGGAGCTCGGGCTTGTACGACAGTCGCCACGACAAACCGAGTACAACGATATTCTTTCTCGTAAGTGTTCGCTTCTGGCCTATTTCAAAACTGATTTCAAGATGGGCTTTACCTCCGCCACCCCCGTATTTTCCTCTGGTTGCAACGTAGTCGAATCGAGCATGCATGCAGTCGTCGTAAGTAGTCGCAGTGTACCCTTCGTGAATTGGGTTGTAGCCGCGGCCGTATTTGACTTTACTGTCCTTCTTGATTAAGCGGAGTGCGGAAATTATTCCATTGACCTCTTCGTCAAATGTGGAGGTGATGTGCTCGTAATCTGATGCCCAGTTCTTTGCGGTTTTCATCTCATCTTGCTTTCTTTTAATATCGGGATCAACTTGCGTTTTTTCCTTTGCCTGATTGTCAAGAAAGTCATCGATTTTTCGACTCAATCGTTCATGAATGCCCATGTCACTGATTCCTGTGGAGTTAAATTGGCTTCGCGTGTAAAGGAGACCATCCCTACGTCACATAATGCCAGAGCACTGTTCATAATGCCAATGGATAATTGATCTTCAATTTGAAACTTTGGTCTTTTTTATGTTTACATCAATTACTTACTGATATTGATAATAGAAAACACAATAAGGCGCAAAGTGATCTTAAAACTCATTGAGTAATTCCAGCAGACATTAAGACGCAAACAATTCTCGCTTGATTGAGACGAGCAAATGAAAAAAATCAATGACCGGGTAATGTCTGTTACCCGGTCATTGTTTTGAATCTTCGTTGTCCCCAGCATTAGCTTCTTTACAGCGCTGGTAATTATCCCTGACAATCTTCGTGTTGGGATGTTCCGGTCCAAGTGTCGAGGTAAAGACATCGGTTGCCTGCAGATAGAGTGGTTCGGCCTCTTCGTAACGCCCCTGGCTTCGATACAGACTAGCCAGGTTGTTGAGGCTGGTCGCGAAGTCCGGATGGTTTTCCCCCAGGACAGTACGACGAATTTCCATTGCCTGCAGGTAGAGTGGTTCGGCCTCTTCGTAACGCCCCTGGCTTTCATAGAGACCAGCCAGGTTGTTGAGGCTGGTCGCGAAGTCCGGATGGTTTTCCCCCAGGACAGTACGACTAATTTCCATTGCCTGCAGATAGAGTGGTTTGGCCTCTTCGTAACGCCCCTGGCTTTCATAGAGACCAGCCAGGTTGTTGAGGCTGGTCGCGAAGTCCGGATGGTTTTCCCCCAGGACAGTACGACTAATTTCCATATCCTGCAGATAGAGTGGTTCGGCCTCTTCGTAACGCCCCTGGCTTCGATACAGATTAGCCAGGTTGTTGAGGCTGGTCGCGAAGTTCGGATGGTTTTCCCCCAGGACAGTACGACTAATTTCCATTGCCTGCAGATAGAGTGGTTCGGCCTCTTCGTAACACCCCTGGCTTTCATAGAGACCAGCCAGGTTGTTGAGGCTGGTCGCGAAGTCCGGATGGTTTTCCCCCAGGACAGTACGACGAATTTCCATTGCCTGCAGATAGAGTGGTTCGGCCTCTTCGTAACGCCCCTGGCTTTGATACAAAAAAGCCAGGTTGTTGAGGCTGTTCGCGAAGTCCGGATGGTTTTCCTCCAGGACAGTACGACGCATTTCCATTGCCTGCAGATAGAGTGGTTCGGCCTCTTCGTAACGCCCCTGGCTTCGATACAAAAGAGCCAGGTTGTTGAGGCTGGTCGCGCAGTCCGGATGGTTTTCCCCCAGGACAGTACAATGAATTTCCATTGCCTGCAGGTAGAGTGGTTCGGCCTCTTCGTAACGCCCCTGTCTTCGATACAGATTAGCCAGGTTGTTGAGGCTGGTCGCGAAGTTCGGATGGTTTTCCCCCAGGACAGTACGACTAATTTCCATTGCCTGCAGGTAGAGTGGTTCGGCCTCTTCGTAACGCCCCTGGCTTCGATACAGATTAGCCAGGTTGTTGAAGCTGTTCGCGAAGTCCGGATGGTTTTCCCCCAGGACAGTACGACGAATTTCCATTGCCTGCAGGTAGAGTGGTTCGGCCTCTTCGTAACGCCCCTGGCTTTCATAGAGACTAGCCAGGTTGTTGAGGCTGGTCGCGAAGTCCGGATGGTTTTCCCCCAGGACAGTACGACGAGTTTCCATTGCCTGAAGATAGAGTGGTTCGGCCTCTGTGTATTCACCAACCTGATAGAATAAATTGGCTTGTTTACCTAACAATGATCCACTGTTTTCTGATTCAATCTTTGACTGCTGAATGTAATCGATGGCGACCATACTTTGTGATGCAAGACGTCGGCAATCCTGCCAATTACCATGTTCAGGCCAAGGATAGATTTCATTGGTACAGTTCACAACGCGTTCCTGCCAGATCGATTCCTCATCTTGTGAGTTGATCCTTGATTTCATCACTTCCTGGACAAGACGATGAATACTGAATTCGTTCTTTCCAGGTACCATCTGAATCAGAGAATAATTCAATAATGGTTGGAGTAGATCTGATACATCATTTTCGGTTTGTTTCAAAAAACGCTGAATCGATTCGCTCAGATATTCTGCCCCCTGTGCGATCAATTCGATGGGGATGGAATCAGGGGCAAGAAAAGCACAAAAACGGAGTACATCAGCGGAAGCCTGTGATTTCTCCTCTTCTTCTATTTCCTGAAAATTGATTAACCAGGTCCTTTCAACGGATTTTGAATACTTTCCGAAAACCGGTTTCTGTTTTTCTAAATGCGTCAATTTTGACTCGTGATAGCGATGCAGGTAGTTTTCGAAAGTGGAGGCTTGCTTTTTATGAAGGTAGGCACCCGCCTGCTCTAAAGCCAAAGGCAATCCGTCGAGTTCTTTGGCCAGTTCTAGCGCGAAGGCCTGTTCCGATTCATTCAACTCACGCGCCACTCGTTTGATTAGGAAATTGGTCGCCTGATCCGGAGGTAGTCTGTCGACTTCGATTGGTTTCAGAATTTCTAGCATGTCGAACAAACTAGCGCGGGAGGTCAGCAGAACATGCCCCTGTGGCATGCTCCCCTTAACTTGATCCATTTGTTGTGAGAGTTTCCAATAGACTTTTTATAGGAGACAATCATGACGAAACGACGCAGTAAACGACATACCCCGGAACAGATTATCCGCAAATTGCGAGACGCCGAGGCGATGCAGAATGCGGGAAAGACAATTGGCGAAATCTGCCAGCAGATGGGAATCAGTGAGCAGACCTTTCATCGCTGGCGAACTCAGTACGGCGGGATGAAGGCCGAAGAGGCCAAACGGCTCAAAGAACTGGAGCAGGAAAACAGCCGACTCAAGAAGCTGCTCGCTGAAGCCGAACTCGATAAAGCGATGCTCAAGGATATTGCGGAGGGAAACTTCTAAGCCCTTCTCGCAAACGCCAGGCAGTCCAGCATCTGCAGGAAACATATGAGGTTTCAGAACGCAAAGCCTGTCAGTTGGTGGATCAGCCCCGTTCCAGTCAACGCTATCAGGCGACTCCACCTGATGGTGAAGCCGCTTTGCTGAAACAGATCCTGAAGCTGGTACGGCGACACCCCCGTTTCGGGTATCGCCGTATCGGCAGGATGATGCAGGCGACTGGCTGGAAGGTGAACCTGAAACGGATCTACCGCTTGTGGCGTCGAGAAGGGCTCAAAGTCCCCAGAAAACAAAGAAAAAAACGCTCGTTGGGTACGGGAGCGAATGCCTGTCATCGCCGTCGGCCTGAGAGGAAAAACCACGTGTGGTGCTGGGATTTTATTTTTGATCGCACAGAAACGGGGACCACACTCAAGTGGCTCACGATTTTAGACGAGTATACGAGGGAGTGTCTGGCCTTGCAGGTGGATCGTCACATCACCAGTGAGCATGTGATCGATGTTCTGGCTGAGCTGTTTAAAACGCACGGTGTGCCAGAATATATTCGAAGTGACAACGGCAGTGAATTCGTTTCCCAGGCGATACGTGTCTGGCTGAAACGGATCGGTGTGGAGACGCTGTATATCGAACCAGCCAGCCCCTGGGAGAATGGTTATGCAGAGAGTTTCCACAGTCGAGTGCGGGATGAGTTCATGAACTGTGAGATCTTCGAAAACCTGAAATCCGCCCGGAAGCAGACAGCAGCCTGGAAAGAACAATACAACACAGTGCGGCCACACAGTTCCTTGGGGTACCGCACGCCCAGAGATTTTTCAGAGCAGTGTTCCTCTTCCAGACGGACTACGTCCGCCTTCCAGAGAAACACTGCTGAGACCCCAATACTCTCATAGCAACTGGTACAGAAATGGGGGGCCTGTCACCTGGCTTTGCATTGGTAAGAAAGGGGCTAAACAGTCTGGTTGATCTGCGTTATCAAAGATCAGTAACCAGTTTTGATGTTGTTCCATCCACTGTTTGAAGGCAGGTACTGTCGTCTCTGCTTTGGTGTCATCGAACGGGATTTTTAATTTTTCACAATAACCTGCATAGCTGTTTAACAGCAATAGCGAGGGATCAACCGGCTTAGAATCTTGGTCATCGGTCAACTGTACCCAGAAAACGTATTCATATTCTGCCTGATATCGATAAGCATATTCGGCGGCAATTTGTGTTTTGCCAATGCCTCCCAGACCTCGGATTGCCTGAGTCAAAGCCGTTCTACCACCGGAGGTGAGGCGAGTTCGAATTTCGTTTAGTTCATTTTTACGACCGGTAAAGGCAGGGTTCACTTTGAATGGCACATCAAAGATTTTGTTTACTTTTTTTTTTCAACCAGCTTTCTGATGCCTTTCGCGACATCAGTAAATGCTTCATCTTCACTATGCCAGTCTGGTCCGGTTATGGCTTTTCCATCTCGGGGTAATGCGCTCAGTTTTCCAAAGGGGGCAGAATGCCATTCACATGTTCTTAAAATGACAGGAACAACAATGGCGTCATTGGATTGATGGCGTTCCATCGCCCTTGTCATCTCGATTTCGTAACAATAGTCCGAGGCAATAAAGTCGGCGCTGATTAAAAGCAGAATGATATCTGCTTGTTCCAGTTTGTCACTGATTTCATTGTCGATTTCTGATCCTGATAATATCTTTCGGTCATGCCATTCTGAAATATAGCCTTCTCGATTCAATAACTTGAGCTGCTTCTCAAGTTTATTCCTCAGTTCTTCATCCTCATGGGAATAAGAATAAAATAGATTCAAAGGAACAATTGGTTGAAGGCTGTCACTCATACCAAAACCTCTAGCGATCTCGTCAGAAAACAGAAATAGATATTAGCCTTTAATAGAACATGAAACGTCTCGTTTGTACATGTCTGAGGTGTAAAATAATAACGTTAACGGGTTTTTAGAAAAATGCTCAGAAAGCAACAATGACCGGGTAATATCCGTTACCCGGACATTCTTTAATCAGATGGACCAAAGATTCGCCCATCTATATTTTCGCCAGTCTATAACGCAATACAAATTTTAGCGTACCCGTTGACCTGATTTTACCTCTTGCCTTGAATAACTAAAAACAGGCCCTCGTTGCACAGAGCTTTTATCCATCAAAATGATAGTGTCACCAGAGTTGTTCAATGGCATGGTATGCGGGGACAGTACAATCTCATTCTCTCCTGAGTTTAGTTTTGTTCCATTCTTAAACTTAAAAATGTTTCCAGCTCGATCTTGCATCGTCCACCCTGAGATATCAACGGTTCCATTTTCAGAATAAGTAATTGTAATACTTTCATTGCCATTATCGTCACCATCTGGATTAGGAAGGGCATTAGTGATTTCAACACTATTTTCGGTAGGAAGATTTGGACCATCTGGTGTTACAGAACCAGTAGAAGAATAAACACACAAATGATCCGATCCGTGGCGATCTGTGGCGGAGACTGCAGGCTTAAATTTGGATTCCAATGGTCCAGTAATATAAAGCACATCGATTGCACCTGTGCCAGGATAATCAGGGATATTATCATTACCAACAAAAGTGCCTTTCACTTTTTCAGCTAACGATCTCATCTTAAGACTGTCAATCAATCCTCCACCCAATATTGCGTGCGTTTCGTCATATCCATCAACTCCGGTGTTTGTTCCGTCATTATTATCGACAATAAGATTAACTCCATTTTTTTTCTTATCTGCAACTCCGACATTCACATCTCCTCCAAAGAGAACCGAACACTCTGGATGATCTTCCCGCAATTCTAATGTATGAGTTGCGATCGCAGCAGCTACTAATTCACGCTTCTGTGCATTACTACGATCGTGCTGACCACTACGACCTTTTGATGACTTTAAATGGGAAACAATCACGTATAAATTAAGCGATTGAACTTTGGCAACTAGAAAACCACGCCCCACACCCACATTTGCAATACCAGGTAAATTGACCCGCTCCAGTTTTTTTTCTGTAATATTTCCAGAGTTATCTATGGAACGATCATACTCGACAATTTCTGTCAGTGGAAAACGGGAGATAATACCTACTTCTAAATTTCCGTTACCATTTGTAAACGATGAAATAGCCGTATGAAAATCCTCACGGTCCATTGCTGCTTTCAAACTATTAAGATCATCCTGTGTTTTAATCTCATTTACCAGCAAAATATCAAAATCAACTTCATTCAAAAAATCATCTATTTTCAAATCAGTCACATTTCGATCCATAAAACCAACGTTCCATGTTGCTACCGTAATTGGCTGATCTGCAAAAACTGACGATGTCCAAAAAGCCAAAAAGACGCAGTAGGCGAGTAAAAAAAATTTGTTTTTCATCATGTTTCCTAACATTGTTTTACCTGATAAGAAATATTGCATTGACTTTTGCGCAAGGGTTAAATGAATAGGCACAGATGTGAGAAATCAAGGAGATTTCACCAGAATATTCATGTTCCTAACTGCCAAAAGTGATCAGGCCGACTGATCATATCTGTAATAATGGTACCTAGTGAACTTGTTTGATGCGAGCTAATTAGTCATTTTTCATTAATGGATGGCCACAGGACGCGATATTTTTCCGTTTAAGTCCGAACGGCCGTGTCTGTGGGAGAACGCGACACGGAGCCTCACAGTGGCTCAGACGGTCGCAAGTCCAGAGGCAGTGAACAATTAGTGGACATCGTCGATCGTGGAAGATGGTTTGTTTGGCTCGCGCGGGAACTTCTTTTTCAGCTCATTGATCAACGGCATCAGCTGCTGTTTTGCGAGCCGACGAATTGAGGTTTTTTCTTTTGCCGCATAACGACTTAGCGGCCACCATTCTTCGATATCGAGTTCGATCTGAACCGGCTTTGTTTTTCTCTTCATAATCTGCCCTTGACTTTTTGAAACGATACAACGCGAAATTGTATGTGCAAGGAAAAAGCCGGTGCCTACTGATGGAACGGGAATCGCCGGTAACTTTCAAGAGCGGACGAGCATGGATGTGACTCCGCTTTATAACATTTCTTTCCCTGGCAAGGAAGCCGTAACGATGCTGGATAAGCTCCCCCTTAATGGCAAGAAGACTTACGTTGTCGCCATCGTCACCGTGATCTATGCGGTCTGCGGAATTCTACTTGGCGACATGCCCACCAATGAAGCGATGATGTTAATCGCCGGCGCGCTGGGGATTACTACCATCGGTCACAAGATTGACAAATCTACCAACGTCTAATGGGCGGGCTCTTACGGATCATTGCGATCGTTTTGGAGCTGCTCTGTTTCTGGACTAAGAAAAAGCACAGCGATCAAAATGAACGACTCGAAGAAGTTGAAAGGATTCAACAGGATGCGAGTGAAGGAAACGAACAAGCGGTTCAGTCCCAGTTTCATCGCTGGCGTACTCATGCTCGCGTTCGTGACAACAATAAGCGGCTGTAATCTCTTCGAGCGTTACGAACGCAAACCGGAACCAAAGGTGATCACGGTTCCCGATCAGATGGTCCCGAACAAACTCGACCAGGGAGAGCCTGCTCCCTTTGATGGCTGGCTGTTTTCCACTCCTCTTTTCAATGAGTACGCCCCCCACTGGCAAAAGGGGCCATACGGGAGCGACCACGAATGATGTCGATCTATCCGGATCCGGAAGAATCAAAGCTACGCGATTCGATCTGTTTGCTCATAGTGCTGATCATCGCGTTTGTTCTGCTCTTATTCACTTTGCCTGGCTGCCAGGCAGATCAGCGGACGTATCAGCCGTTTGTTGAGCCCCCTGCTCCAGCTGAGCGCCCCGTCGAAAAGATCCGGCCTGCGATCCATGATGCCGCGGTCCGTGTCGATGAGGTATTGGAAAAGACGCCCATGCCGGCCGTCGCTGAAGTCCTGGCCGATGATGCCCTGGACATGATTGAGAAAGTGGATCCCTTACCAAAACCAGCAGCCCCCGATCCCAGGGCGGCTGAGATTATAGAGCCGGAATTAGAGCCTGTGATCATTCCGGACGAAGATCAAAGCGAACAGACAGAGTCCGATATAGGGACATGGATCATCGTTTGTTTCGCTCTGATCGTTTTGATTTATGTTTCTTTTCAAATGCTGAAAGGTTTCAAGGACGATGTCAAAGACTCTGAGCGCAACGGATCGACCAGCTGAATGCCTGGGCGTGGATCCCGTGATCGAATCCGTAGAGGACCTCGATAAAGCCATCTATGAACTTTCTTTTCTGGGAGCGTTGGACAGCTCGATCGACGCCCGTTGTACTGAGCAGATCGAATCCCTCAAAAGCCAGTACGAGAAAAAGAAAGTGCTGCCCTTCCCACCTGGTCGTATCGTTTACATCAAAGACCGCATCGAGCAGCTGACGGCTCTGGTCTGTGATTATTGTCGAACCCATCGATCAGAGCTGCTTGACGGTAAGAAGAAAACCAGAACGCTGCCCCATGGTTCGGTCAGTTTCAAAGATCAGCCGGCCAAGGTTGAGTATCGTGCCGGCCTCAAGGAAGCCGACAGCATGAAGCTGCTCGACAAACTTTTGAATTCAACGTTGATCGAATTGATCCTCGCCTGGTTGAAATCCATTTGTATCTTCGGATCGAACAAAGAAGCACGCTTGTTATCTGAAGTCGTCGAGCTGAAGCCGAAGCTCAGCATCGCCAAGATCAAAGAGGCGTATGAAAAGAAACGGCTGACGACTGCGCATCTGAAACAACTTGGTTTGAAATACACCAAGGGATCAGAGAAGTTGACGGTCAAGCCGTCGGCCTACGAGCCAGGCGGCTGAAAATTCTCGGGTCCTCCCTGGGGGGCCCGGGGGCCGCGCGCGGTTCCATAATCGCAATTTTTTTGTTTCAAAACGCATTTTTTGAGCACTTCTTCTTCTTCCTATTAAATTTATGGGCAAAAAATCACCGAAACGATCGCCCAAAAAAGCCACTTCAAAACGTTCCCCATCCAAATCGAAAAAAATAGCCACAAAAAAAGCCCCGGCGAAGGCCTCGGAGTCGGACAATGTCATTTATGGCAAAGCAGCAGCAGCCAAACGTTGGGGAAGATCTGATAGAACTATTCAGACCTGGATCCAGAACGGAATGCCCGTTTCCCAATCTGGTCGCAAATACGTCTTTGATCTTTCTGTCTGCGATCCCTGGGTGGAATCCTATCTCAGCGACAATGAAACATCTGACTCAAAAAAGTTGAATGATCAACTCAAAAGGGAGAAGCTGAAACAAGAGATTCTGAAAACAGAAGATCTGGAACGCAAAAAACAGATTGATAAAGGGAACCTGGTCAGCCGGGAGGAGTTCGATCTGTTTGCAGCAGAATGTGTAATCGAAGCCCGCGACCAGTTTCTGACGGTTCCTAAAGAGATGCGGCGTCACCTCTGTAAGAAATGCCAGGCGAAAGTGGTTGAATTACAAAAGCTGATTGAGCTGACACTGCAACGCCTGTCAGTCATTAAAGAAGGGCCGAACAAAGAGTGATTGCGCCCACTACCATCAAAAATCGAATCAAACCGCTCTGGGCTCCGCCGAAGAAAGTTTATGCGGAAGACTGGATTCCGGCGAATGTCAAAACGCCGAAGGGATCTGAGTATGAAGGTTATTGTAATTATGACCTGGCTCCCCATACTCGAGAAGTCTTCCGTGCCTTTGACGATGAATCCATTCGTGAGATCTATCTGATCTGGGCAACCAGGTCGGCTAAAACCACCACGATGACCGGGCTGATGATGCACGCCGCAGTAAACCGGCCGAAGCCGATGGCCTTTGGCTCCTGCGATGAGCCGTCCACGAATCGAACATATGATGAGATGATCTATCCCATGCTGGAGAACTGCACAGCAACGGCCGGCATGATCCCTCCCAAAGGTAAACGGCCAGCGGATATGGTGGTGTTCGATCGATGCCGATGCCGTAAAGCCTTCGGCGGTTCGCCGGCAACGGTGGCCGGGTATCCAGCCTGTTTCCTGTTTGGCAATGAATGGGACAAATGGCCGCGTCGGAAAAGCTCAGAAGCCCAGGCCGCCAACAGTTTCACGCAGCGTGCAAAGGGGTATCCCTACGAATCAAAGGCGATCTTCGAAAGTACTCCCGGGGAAATCTCTACGTCCCGGATCTGGAAACTTCGGAACGCAAAACGGACACAGCGACGTGAGTACTATGTCCCCTGCCCTCACTGTCTGCATCATCAAACATTGAGACGTGAGCAGCTTCAGTGGGAGGGAAAAGGAGATCCGGAAGCAGATCAGATTCTGGCCGCTGAAACCGCCGTCTATCTATGCGAGGACTGCGGTCGAGCCATTCTGAACGAAGACCGGGCCGAAATGATGCGTGCCGGAAAGTGGGTGGCCGAAGGTCAGACCATCGATCGCCGGGGCCGAATTCACGGGAAGCCGACAGTCGATTCGGCCTATGTTTGTTTCGGGCCCTTCTCTACGCTCTATTCGCTACTGATCAGCGGCTGGGGACAATACGTCGCAGAACTCCTGGGGTGCGGCGATGATCCGGACAAGCTCCGCGACTTCCAGAACTCAACCGATGCTCTGCCCTATGATCCCGCTCCGGAAGAAGTTGATCCCCATGAACTCGCCAGGATCCTCCGGAGCGATGAGGACCATATTGCAATCTGTCCGATCTGGTCACGGTTCATTACCAGGGCCGTCGATGTACAGAGTAAAGCGGCCGGTTATGAATTCCCCTGGCAGGTCTGTGCCTGGGGCGAAGGTGGCCGCGGTGGAACTGTCACAAAAGGGACAGCCTATGGATTCCATGAACTCTCCGGAGTGCTTAACCGTCGCGACTTTCCCCACGCGGACGGCGGACCGAATCTCTATGTTCCGTTCGACGTGATCGACTCCGGAGATGGTAACTCAACGGATGATGTCTATGCATTCTGTCACAACCGTCCGTTCTGCTTTCCTCTTAAAGGATCGTCGACATCGTTCCCCAAAAACTATGCCCTCTCTGAAATTTCCAATGATCTACGATCACAGAAACAGACTGAGTCGAAAGAACGTCGGCTCCTCAATGGGGAAGTACTCCTGATCCTCGTCAACACGATGCGATCGCAATTCTGGCTGCAACGAATTCTGGACGGTCGGATTAAAGCGGACGCGATCAACCGTTTCTCAATTCCAGCTGAACTAGCCGATGACGAGGCCTTCCTGGAAGAACTGCTCAATGAATATCAGGACATTGACTTCGGTCCTGATGGCTTCTTTACCAGGGGCTGGAAACGTCGCACACGCAATCCCAACGATCAACGCGATTTGATCCGCTACAACTGGGCGGCAGCTCAAATCATCACGAACAATGGCCAGGAATGGTATCTGCTACCTGATCGGCCGAATGTCACCGAAGAGGTACGGACGCCTCGACGGAAACGAAAGAGGAAAGTTTCACATTATCAAGGAGGAGGACGTCAATGTCCCGGAAACCGTTAAAAAATCAGAAACAGAGCAAAACTGAAAAACCACAAGAGTCAGCTCCTACCGCCGCCGATTTCCTGCAACAGAATCAATCAGTTCCAGTGGAACAAACCAAACCGGTTGAAAAGAAGCCAGAAGAGGAACCGAACGTCACTGAACTGAAAAAAACTCCGGAACAGAATCCGGATCCGAAACCAGCAAAGCCCACTCCACCAAAAAAGAAGTCTGAACAAAAACGGGAACAGAATGTCCGGGTAACTACTGCGGTGTCAGTGAAAGAAAATCAGATTCATGCGGGTGATCCATGTGGATCCGGAAAAAAATGTCCGGGTAACTATATTGTTCTCTCTTCAATCCGCATCGGAAAACGTCGGATTCGGCACCTTGCCTGTTCAATCTGCAATTTCAAACCCAAAAACAACAAAGAGGTTATGCATCTTCCATAAAGTTTTTTATCCGGATCTGGCAAAAAGCTATTGCAAAAAACGAGCGGTGC
This window of the Gimesia fumaroli genome carries:
- a CDS encoding homing endonuclease associated repeat-containing protein, which translates into the protein MSDELSQAQFEIIEELKRIAKKLGVKQVSMNDFEEHREISALTTVMNHFGTWNEAIEAAGLVPYPPGGSNREPIISDDELLMEIILLHEQFGKPPSDRRMNSHGKYSVRPYLARWGSFTKAREAAYEKYGIPEKE
- a CDS encoding tetratricopeptide repeat protein, coding for MDQVKGSMPQGHVLLTSRASLFDMLEILKPIEVDRLPPDQATNFLIKRVARELNESEQAFALELAKELDGLPLALEQAGAYLHKKQASTFENYLHRYHESKLTHLEKQKPVFGKYSKSVERTWLINFQEIEEEEKSQASADVLRFCAFLAPDSIPIELIAQGAEYLSESIQRFLKQTENDVSDLLQPLLNYSLIQMVPGKNEFSIHRLVQEVMKSRINSQDEESIWQERVVNCTNEIYPWPEHGNWQDCRRLASQSMVAIDYIQQSKIESENSGSLLGKQANLFYQVGEYTEAEPLYLQAMETRRTVLGENHPDFATSLNNLASLYESQGRYEEAEPLYLQAMEIRRTVLGENHPDFANSFNNLANLYRSQGRYEEAEPLYLQAMEISRTVLGENHPNFATSLNNLANLYRRQGRYEEAEPLYLQAMEIHCTVLGENHPDCATSLNNLALLYRSQGRYEEAEPLYLQAMEMRRTVLEENHPDFANSLNNLAFLYQSQGRYEEAEPLYLQAMEIRRTVLGENHPDFATSLNNLAGLYESQGCYEEAEPLYLQAMEISRTVLGENHPNFATSLNNLANLYRSQGRYEEAEPLYLQDMEISRTVLGENHPDFATSLNNLAGLYESQGRYEEAKPLYLQAMEISRTVLGENHPDFATSLNNLAGLYESQGRYEEAEPLYLQAMEIRRTVLGENHPDFATSLNNLASLYRSQGRYEEAEPLYLQATDVFTSTLGPEHPNTKIVRDNYQRCKEANAGDNEDSKQ
- a CDS encoding IS3 family transposase (programmed frameshift) — encoded protein: MTKRRSKRHTPEQIIRKLRDAEAMQNAGKTIGEICQQMGISEQTFHRWRTQYGGMKAEEAKRLKELEQENSRLKKLLAEAELDKAMLKDIAGGKLLSPSRKRQAVQHLQETYEVSERKACQLVDQPRSSQRYQATPPDGEAALLKQILKLVRRHPRFGYRRIGRMMQATGWKVNLKRIYRLWRREGLKVPRKQRKKRSLGTGANACHRRRPERKNHVWCWDFIFDRTETGTTLKWLTILDEYTRECLALQVDRHITSEHVIDVLAELFKTHGVPEYIRSDNGSEFVSQAIRVWLKRIGVETLYIEPASPWENGYAESFHSRVRDEFMNCEIFENLKSARKQTAAWKEQYNTVRPHSSLGYRTPRDFSEQCSSSRRTTSAFQRNTAETPILS
- a CDS encoding NB-ARC domain-containing protein, translated to MPFKVNPAFTGRKNELNEIRTRLTSGGRTALTQAIRGLGGIGKTQIAAEYAYRYQAEYEYVFWVQLTDDQDSKPVDPSLLLLNSYAGYCEKLKIPFDDTKAETTVPAFKQWMEQHQNWLLIFDNADQPDCLAPFLPMQSQVTGPPFLYQLL
- a CDS encoding toll/interleukin-1 receptor domain-containing protein, encoding MSDSLQPIVPLNLFYSYSHEDEELRNKLEKQLKLLNREGYISEWHDRKILSGSEIDNEISDKLEQADIILLLISADFIASDYCYEIEMTRAMERHQSNDAIVVPVILRTCEWHSAPFGKLSALPRDGKAITGPDWHSEDEAFTDVAKGIRKLVEKKK